A window of Atribacterota bacterium genomic DNA:
GGTGGTGGCACAATGAATGAACAGGCTGAAGCGGGATTACTCAAAGATATTACCAACTATCTGGACAAAGAGGGATGGCGTGAAACATTCTCAGAGGGAGCTCTTGGTGTTTATGCCTATAAAGGAAGAAATTATGGAGTGCCACGCGATATGGGAATGGTAGGTTTCTGGTATAACAAAGATTTATTCGCTCAAGCTGGCATAGCGAAACCACCTGCGACATGGAGTGAACTTTTTGAAGCTATTCAGAAACTGAAAGATGCTGGTATTACCCCTATTGCCCTTGGTGAAGGAGATAAATGGCCAGGCGCTTTTTACTGGGAGTATCTTGCTGCACGTATTGGAGGGGAAGAAGCCTTTGTCAAAGCTGCTTCCAGAGAAGGTTCTTTTACTGACCCAGCTTTTATAGAAGCAGGAGAAAAACTCCTGGAATTAGTTGCTGCTGATCCTTTCCAACTTGGTTTTCTTGGGGCTACCTGGGCTGATGAAGCCACTCTCATGGGTAATAGTGAAGCTGCAATGGATCTGATGGGACAATGGGCTCCTGGATCGTTTAGGGAGAATAGTATTGATGGTCAGGGACTCGGGGATAAAACAGGATGGTTTAAATTTCCCATGGTGGAAGGTGGTGCCGGACATCCCAATGATGCATTAGGTGGAGGAAATGGATTTGTTGTGGGTAAAAATGCTCCTGAAGAAACTATTGATTTCCTCAAATTTATCAGCAGTGTAGAATCACAGATTAGACAAGCAGAAATAGGCTTATCAGTTCCAGTAGTGAAAGGAGCAGAGGCTGGGTTGACTGATCCAATGCTCAAACTCGTTCAACAGGGTGCAGCAGATGCAGGTTATTTCCAACTTTACTATGATCAATATCTCCCACCGGCAACTGGCTCAGTTGTAAACGATGCAGTTCAGGGTTTATTTGCAGGTACTTTAACTTCAAGAGAAGCGGCTCAAATGGTTGAAAATTCTGCCGCTCGGGAAATAAAGTAAACAAGCTTTGATTCTAAAGATAGGTATGGGAATCAGCCTGATTCCCATACCTATCAACATTGCTTAATAGCTTTTTATGATGAAAAATATTTTTAATAATAATCAGATAGTAACACAAAGGTTTAATTCTTCCAGGCAATTTAAATATAAGATGACCATTTTGCTTTTTTTATTGCCTGCCTTCCTATTTTTGTCTTTATTTTTAGTTTATCCCATAGCCCGATCAGCTTACTATAGTTTGTTCAACTGGAAAGGTCTTAGTGCAGCAGTTGACTATATTGGATTGGAGAATTATCAACGTTTAATTACCGATACAATATTCTTAAAAGCAGTTAAAAATGGAATTTTAATTGTAATTTTTTCTCTGCTTATCCAACTTCCTTTAGCTATGGGATTAGCCCTTATCGTAGGACGCAATATACCAGGTCGTTCCTTTTTTCGGGCAATTTTTTTTATGCCCTATGTTTTATCTGAAGTCATTACCGCAATCATGTGGTTAATTCTATATAATCCCAATCCCAGAAGAGGATTCCTTAATGCCATTATTAATATTATCCCATTTTTAAAACCACAAGCCTGGTTGGCTGATACCAGGT
This region includes:
- a CDS encoding extracellular solute-binding protein — translated: MKKIFLVICLVGILLSSSVFPALAAADQVTVAWWHIQTETEHRDLWQELANQYMAMHPNVKIEITVMENENFKAKLTTVMQSGEVPDLFQSWGGGTMNEQAEAGLLKDITNYLDKEGWRETFSEGALGVYAYKGRNYGVPRDMGMVGFWYNKDLFAQAGIAKPPATWSELFEAIQKLKDAGITPIALGEGDKWPGAFYWEYLAARIGGEEAFVKAASREGSFTDPAFIEAGEKLLELVAADPFQLGFLGATWADEATLMGNSEAAMDLMGQWAPGSFRENSIDGQGLGDKTGWFKFPMVEGGAGHPNDALGGGNGFVVGKNAPEETIDFLKFISSVESQIRQAEIGLSVPVVKGAEAGLTDPMLKLVQQGAADAGYFQLYYDQYLPPATGSVVNDAVQGLFAGTLTSREAAQMVENSAAREIK
- a CDS encoding sugar ABC transporter permease, yielding MMKNIFNNNQIVTQRFNSSRQFKYKMTILLFLLPAFLFLSLFLVYPIARSAYYSLFNWKGLSAAVDYIGLENYQRLITDTIFLKAVKNGILIVIFSLLIQLPLAMGLALIVGRNIPGRSFFRAIFFMPYVLSEVITAIMWLILYNPNPRRGFLNAIINIIPFLKPQAWLADTRLVLLAIFVVLTWKYVGFHMLLYITGLQNIPRDIEEAALIDGVNSRQMITYITLPMLSGTIKTSVYLSIIGSLQVYALVWIMTRGGPVNASEVMSTYMYRYSFVRFEFGYGSAVAIFMLLISLTFSIIYLRLTRKAEVMA